The Carassius gibelio isolate Cgi1373 ecotype wild population from Czech Republic chromosome B5, carGib1.2-hapl.c, whole genome shotgun sequence genome segment aaagcgcgctttgcgcaggtgcaaaataggaatgacacatgcgtcggtgtacaaagtcaattgcgctgggtgcaagatagggcccaaaatgtcattcgttttgggtaaatctaatagaatatctttggtctgtattcaatttatctatatgttaaaatgaaaataaaaaggtaaattgatataatatttcgtttcattgtgatggctgtatatatacacatattcctgaactaagtacatttctgcagctgttattatgtttaaatgaaaaatgaaaggaggcagtggtatttgatatgctatttcattttattgtaaatatacagtgaggaaaactgcagtagccaaggcgagctgactgaagttatcaagtacgctgttgtctgcagaattaccggatttgcgtcATTGCGGACattacactcccgagtcgaatgagcaaagtctgaactaccgaggatgcaagtccaaattcgcacagacctacatcaccagtctatttgcctaatcttcccagtACTTTAGACCGCGTTGGAaactttttgttaaatgtgagccaaaatcacatcaattaaaagaaccacaattaaaagaaccaaaagacttaaactacttcagagtttcaaaatttgagttgaattactgaaataaatgaacttttccacaacattctaatttattgagatgcacctgtaaataaCTTTTTAGGTAGTTTTTAGACTGTTTATGTGACTTTTATTCAAGAATTTATCTGGTCTTATTTATGAAttcttttgtattatttgttgaATGTTTGATTAATTTGTATTCTTTATGGATTAAAGGAAGACATAACTAGAAATCTTAAGCAGCATCAAGTGTCTTGTGATTTTCTATATGTTTGGTTTatacaaagtttttaaaaatgtgcGAGGAAAAAAAACTCAATGAGGGTGCTCAACTATTGTAAACAATAAGAAaaacttttctctttctctcgttTGGTTTATAACAAGTGTTTGTTTCAAATATTGAACAAACTATATAATTTAGTTATGAGACGTAACAGTGATGAACAAGTCAGGTCAAAAGTTTagtaatttgtaatcagtaatggaataaataataattaaagagcATCTCATGTGTTACAGCTCAGTGAGTTGAACTCACAGCAGCAGAAAGAGgctaaacactgtaaatatacTTTATAATGTGCTTCATGTGAGAGGGTCATATATGatcttaccacagtttctccagtttacattGAGGATTTTGTAGTACATCAGAAAGGAGCTTCACTGAATCTCCTAGTTCATTCCATGTCAGACTCaattctctcaggtgtgaggggtttgaactcagagctgaagccaaagcagcacaaccttcatctgtgatgcCACAATTAtacaacctgtagagaacaatgacacactctttactctctcagatcagatcgGTTTAGCTGTGAATCCATTATTAAAGATAAAGTACAAATTTAAAGCATAAATCAATATGTTAGATGGATCATTGGGGTCATTGGGGTCTAAAAtgtcacaaaacacaaaacatgatcATAAAACTTCCAACATCTCATTCaagcaatataaattatatttcttatttacacTATATCTGTATTTTTACTAGTAAAGGATCACGCCACACTGCAAATGTCAGGAAGTAATCTTTGTTGTATAAATGTAAGGATGAAAGGGGAAGGGTAGGAGGGGTATGGGAAAGGATGATAGGCTGATCTAGGCATCCGTTGGTGGCCCAGGGAAGCTCTGGATGGTGGTATTATCTCTGAACTGTGCGGGTCCGTTAGGACCCCCTAAGATTGGAGTGAGCTGAAGTTAGCTTGGGCTTTGCGGATGTCAATGAGATTGTTGCAAATGTAAGGTCAGTATGGTTGTGATGACCAGCGTTCAAGACAGAATGTATCGAATTTTGTTCTGGAGATATACCTGAGGTATAATTTGGTTGAAATGTTTGTTGAACCAGAACCAGCAGATAGCAGATCTCGGGGAGATAATTGGGCAGGGATTCTGGAGCGAACATACTCGCAAATGGGTTGGAACGGGCTGAGAAATGAATTCAGATGgaatgattgatggatggatggatggatggaaggtgGGTGAATTTGGAGCAAATTCAGAGCATCTTAGAAAACTGAAGAATGCGAGCAGGAACATGGAGTCCATGGTTTGATCGATGATGGGATTTAGATGTAGCGAAAAGATGTATACGCTAAGGGACTGGAGTTGAATGAATGGCCGATTCCGGAGCCAAGAGCCTGAATTTCTGAAGAGAGAAATGAGACAGTGAGACAGCTATGGCATTAAGATATCCTGGTATGTGAGGGGCTTTGGGAAATGACTGATGTTGAGTGGAAATGAAGTGAAAAaggtgaaagtcgtgacatttgccaagtatggtaacccatacttggaattggtgctctgcatttaactcatccaagtgcacacacacagcagtgagaagtgaataCACCGTGAACACACGTTGTGAACACACAAATTAGTGTAAGTTTGTGCATGAATGGCATGACAGCTGTCATAAATGGCATGATAGCCGCCAAAGCCTATGGAGGGTGCGGCGTCGGTATACATCTAAATATCATCAGGGTTGGTGAGATATTATATATGGCTAAGGCCTTGAAGGCAGAGGTGATGTCTGCTTTGGCTAGCCAAGTACCGTGGCCTGCCAGGCAAATGAGTTTGATAGCATGGCCAGTTGTAGCATATTGCATGGAAAAATCTGGAGCCAGGATGATTGTGTCAATGCCTGGAATGTGAATGCCATGAGGAGAAGACAAGTCAATTATTGATCAGTATTTACGGTCGGCGATTCCTATGGGGCTGATGCATGTGATGGGCAATGGTTGTTTATTAAAGGGCCTATCATGAAACCTTTTTTAACTTCTTCTGCTAATAGCATATCAACTATATAGGGTTCTGACATGGCAGACTGGAGATTATGCGATGTACTACGTTGTTTCATTGTTGGTAACAATGAAACGAGATAGACACTGCGGTCACGTGTGGTGTTTGTCAACGAACCTTTGGAGAGAAGTGAACGTGTCAGCTCGGCTAGTATCAGTGTATCGATACTTGGAGAAATTAGTATTGGTACCGTTCAGATATTTTAgtacagagccccgcacatgacatgcaggaataAATAGggggctaaatcgtgtgcacgatttactaattcgtttcctaaatgtactaaaacgtgcacacgattactattatgttccctcgatttactatttcgttccctcgatttgctaaattgtgcacatgatttactaattcgttctctcgaCTTGataaatcatgcacacgatttagtaaatcgagggaacgcaatagtaattgtgtgcacgttttagtacattgagggaatgaattagtaaatcgtgtgcacaattaatttattttttcttgcatgtcatgtgcggggctctgtatTTTAGTAtctatatttattgaaatatcgACATTTTTCACAACAATACTGGGTGGAAACCATTTGTGAAGCCATTGATTAAGGATTGTACGAATTCTCCATCTGGATTATTTCTTAGCGCAGCAACTAGGGCCTTTACCTTGATTGGGGTGCTTTGTTAGTCATTCTGTTGGTGTTGTAGGATTGTAGGGGCAGGAGCTGCTTGTGTGGACTCTGACACAGAAGGAGCAGGAATGTAGAAGCATGCAGTTGGAAAGGGTGCAGCCTAAATGGTTGAAATTATTGCATACAATCCTTCTTCCGTGGTACAATAATTGACGGCCTCTTTTATCGACGCCTATTGAGGTTGGAATATTTTCTGAGGGGCCTGCTGGCTTTGGGATAATGGGAGGAGGGGGTGCTGCTGCAGATAAGCTGCTGAATACAGATGTCTTGCAAGGGCAAGttggtttgggggggggggggggggggggttataataGAGCAAGCTCACGCTGAATGAAAGTGGGCTCCACAAAGTTCACACTGAGCTGGGAAAACTTGGAAGCAGAGTTCGAAGTCGAAAGAGCCGCAGTATGTTCCTTGGTTGAACTGATGTAGGTGTCCTGCTGCTTGGGTAGCAAACAGAATGTGATAGTTGTAAAAGCTAGTCCCCATGTCGCAGATGATGGAGAGGTAGTCATCAAGTTCAGCTCTACAATCTGGATATACAAAACTTAAGATAATCGCAGAAAATAGAGAAAGCGAGAGTGAATTCAGTAAGAGTGGGATTTTTTGAGTGAGGGAACAGGATGGCTGAGCTGCATGGGACCTAGGCTGGTTAGCACTTCTCTAGGCTTCTCTTAATCAATGTTAATACCAGCTAAGATTAGCACACACAGGGTTGCGGAGACAGGAGAAGGATGATGAGCTGCTGAAGCTGCTGAATAGGTGTCGCGACTGTGGCTAAAGTAAAAGGTGTATTGCTAAATTACATGATGTGAGGATGCTGGGGAAGGGAGGGGTTGGGATGGCGGGGGGGGGGTAAAGATATAACAGTTGGAAGAGTTGGAGAGTGAGGATATCCAGATTGGCCAGTGTGAAGTATAACTTCTTGGGGTGCTAGCTGGGGTATCTGGACTGGAAGAATAGTGGAAGGAATATAGGAAAAAACAGAAGCTGTATTACTGTGTACAGCTGAAGGAAGGGTAGAGGAACGGATGAAAGTATAATTGTGGATGGggatttttaatttttgaacacAGTGACGAGAAGAAAGATGACATGATTTGAGTGAAATTGGGTGAAGCAGCTGTAGGTGTAGTTATGAGTTGTCCTCAGCAATGGGGAGCTGGCGCTGCTGTCTGAAGCTGCGGTGGAGGGACGTGCTGTGTATCATCAAGTAGTATAGTATCATCGGCTTGTAGATGCTGGAAGTGTTGATGGGTGAGCTTGAGTTGATGTAGAAGTTTTGGTGGATTCTAAGTATAGATGGTCTTGCTTTATTATCCAAGCATGAATGCCTttacttttaaagggggggggggggggtgaaatgctatttcatgcatactgagttttttacactgttaaagagttggattcccatgctaaacatggacaaagttgcacgtttgaaggagtatttttgttccaaaaatacctcttccggtttgtcacgagtttcagaaagttttttccaagtatgggtctgtgtgacgttagatggagcggaatttccttatatgggtcctaagggcacttctgccggaagagcgcgctcccgtatagcagagcactgagagcacagacattcactgatcagagcgagagaccgaaatgtcacaaaaaaagtgtgtttttggatgccagggcaagacaaccctgcacagattaccaaaaaaaaacagcattaagggaccagtggatggagtttatttttacagcgcatcaacggagttgtgcaagtgtttttgtttgttccctgcatttcgaagatgcttgttttacaaacaaggcccactttgacgctggatttgcatattgtttatttcttaaggataatgcagtcccaacgaaaaagggtcacgatcgtgtgttggaaccgcaggcggtgagtaaaactgcttcaaatatctctgtgttgttaacttagctatcggcgcgtaagcacatcaagtaaacaacatgcgatgttgtcatcaaactgcactttccacatgtacagcttaaaaaaaaaaaaaagacgacaaagtggaactttttccaaaaccgctaagcaaatatatacagtttcaatacataccacatagagacgtcgttgctgctgctcttgttaaatttcagcctctggatctgattctggaccataaatatacgctgaatctgactgttagccatggtttgttttggatgatggttttttcctcacggtaatgtcacagcttccaaacgctctcaacgcaaaagcctacttgcactcgtgattttttagctccgcccacacgtcacgcctccaggcactcgtgtttttccgggtaAAAAAcgttacagactatctttctcttataaatataataaaactaaagactttttggagttatgaaggatgcagtactactctataggtactcaagattaacaggatattgagtgaaaacgagcatttcaccccccctttaagtgtgcGTTGAAGGGAAGTCACGGTCCAATTCGAAATGTCGTCATTGGTTCTGGGGGATAGACAGCAAGATTGCTATCAGGAGTTGTTCGCTGGGGAGGCGGATGCTGACAAGGAGAGCGAGAAGGCCGGTTTCCGCATCTGCGATGGGTATAATTGTCTCTGTTAGAGGATCTTGATGCTGGAGATAAGGGAGCCTGTGATTGCGCTGGAGTTGAAGAGTTTTCTTGAGGGGTATTAGAGTGAGACTGCTTGCGAAGTCAAGAAATGTGTACGACTGATTGCAAGCACTGCAAAGTTTGGCTTGAGTTGGATTGCTGCTAGCTAATCCCCGGTTGAGAGGAGTTGGACTCGAACAGATTGTCATCTGCATCGGGTgagttaggggccgttcacatatcgctcctaaaaacgcatggaaaacgctaggtgcgccactttctccttcttgccaaagcgctcgggcagaagcgctcctgagacgtctgccgttgctaagcaaccatgacctgctctctccatgaagacgcggaaattacAGCAAAGTGCGTaatgcggacgcgcctggaaaaaggtggacgcgcctggaaaaaacgagcgatgcgcaaaagacgcgatatgtgaacggccccttaatcTGTATCTCTGGATCCATAGTTGAACAAGTTGAACAGTGCTAAAGGGTCGGTCTGATATAAGTACGTTTTGGGAATTGAGATGACTGGATGAGGTGGCTGCGTGAGGCGTGGCCCTGCTCCTGAAACTCAGTTAATTAATAAACTCACTTTATACAAAATGGCTGTCTTATTCAAAATATGTCTTCATTGATGACACTATTCACTAAATAGCATGTCATATATGATCTTACCTCAATTTCTTCAGTGTACAGTGAGGACTCTGTAGTACATCAGAAAGCAGCTTTACTGAATCTCCTAGTTTATTCCACGACAGATCCAGATGTTTCAGGTGTGAGggatttgatctcagagctgaagccagagcagcacaaccttcatgtGTGACACCACAATAAATCAACCTGTAAAGAACATaacacactcttcactctctcagatcagatcagtttacCTGTGAATCAATTTTAAAGatcaaatacaaatgtaaaaaacaaattaacatgTTTGATGGATCATTGGGGACATTGAGGTCTAAAATGTCagagaaaacaaaacatgatGATAAAATATCCAAAGTTCAATCAGGGTAAATCATATTTCTTATAAGCACTATATCTGTATTTGATGCAAAATATATATCTTATTTAAAATCTGTTAATTGATGACATAATATACAACATAACATGTGAGAGTCATCTATGATCTTACctcagtttctccagtttacagtgaggatTCTGTAGTACATCAGAAAGCAGCTTCACTGAATCTCCTAGTTTATTCTCGGACAGATCCaattctctcaggtgtgaggggtttgatctcagagctgaagccagagcagcacaacctttatCTGTGATACCACAATAAATCAACCTGTAGAAACATGAAAATCATACGTTAACCACTATCAAACAGCTAGCAAAAAAGCAATCAAACAACCTCCAATGCAACTTGCAACTTGCCATTCcaatataattaagttaattaattccataaaaataaaaaaatggtgatgtatttttttttaaagggaaccAATTACACCCCTTTTTACAATAAGTAATATTGGTCTTGGGTGttcccagaatgtgtctgtaaagtttcagctcaaaataccccacagatgtGATTTTTGGACCCTGTctaaaaaaatatctgttttggTGTGCattactttaaatgcaaatgagctgcatatTCCCGCCCCATCTTCAGAAGAGAGTCTTCACTTAAGACTTATGAGCTTTTAACTTtgattttcttaatgttttaacTGTGAAGTGATTGTTCTCAGTGATACTTACTGAACTGATCTGGATTCTCTAATCACAGGCAGCAACTTCTGAAGAACTTTCATATTTTCAGAATTATTAATTCCTTTGACAAATTTATCAAGATGAAACTCATTCAGTTCCTcttctgatgtcaacaacacaaaaacTACAGCTGACCactgagatgaagagagtttgGCTTCCTTTATTGTTCCAGATGTCAGATACTGTTGTATTTCCTTCACTAGTGAATGATcacccagttcattcagacagtggaaCAGACTGATGGATTTCTCTGGAGACTCAATGTTCCTGATCTTCTTCTTGATGTACTCAACTGTTTTCTTATTGTTGTCAGAGCTGCTTctttttagcatcattattcGTTGAAGGAGAATCTGATGAGACTCCACTGACAAACCCAGAAGGAACCGCAGGAAAAGATCCAGATGTCCATTTTTACTCCGTAGAGCCTCATCCACTGCTCTCTGATGCAGCTCAGATAATGAACCATGTTTTGATGAATTGAGCTGAAACAAATTCTTCACCATGGACCGCAAACTCTGTTTGGTGATTTGGTCAATCACATTTCTGTTGTGGTTTGTCCAGGAGAGGTGCACATATAGAGCTGCTAGATGTTCCTGAatgctcagatgaacaaagcagaagactttcccctgatacaagcccagctcctctctgaagatctgggtgcacaatcctgagtacactgatgcttcTGTCACATCAATGCCACACTCTCTCAGGTCTTCCTCGTAGAAGATCAGGTTGCCTTTCACAAGCTGCTGAAAAGCCACTTTCCCCAGTTTGAGGATCATGTCTTCATCGTTCACCTTCTTCTCATAGTCCTTCTCATGTTTGATGTTGGTCTGAAggatcaggaagtgtgtgtacatctgagtgagagtcttgggaatctctccactctctgctcgactcaacatcttctccagaacagcggctgagatccagcagaacactgggatgtggcacatgatgtagaggctcctcgatgacttcaggtgtgagatgatcctgtcggccagactctgatcaccgattctcttcctgaagtatTCCTCCTTCTGTGGCTCATTGAAGCCTCGTACCTCTGTCACTCGATGGACACACTCCGAGGGGAtgagatcagctgctgctggtctggaggtgatccagatgagagcagagggaagcagattccccACAATGAGGTTCATCAGCAGCTCGTCCACTGAGGCTGATTGAGATACATTACACAGTTTCACTTTGCTCTTAAAATCCAGAGACAGATGacactcatccagaccatcaaagatgaacagcACTTTATATTCATCACTGGATATCTCAATTTCTTTAGTTTCAGGGAAAACGGCATAGAGAAGATCTGAAAGACTGAGTTTTTTTTCCTTCATCAAGTTGATTTCTCTGAAAGAAAGTGGAAATATGAGCTGGACATCCTGATTCTCTTTCCCTTCAGCCCATTCCaggatgaacttctgcacagagactgtttttccaatTCCAGTGACTCCCtttgtcagcacagttctgatggCTTTGTCTTGTCCAGGTAAAGGTCTAAAGATGTCACTGCATTTGATGGCTGTGTCCTCTGTTGCTTCTCTCCTGGATTGTGTCTCAgtctgtctcacctcatgctCATTACTGATCTCTCCACTTTCACTCTCTGTGATGTAGAGCTCTGTGTAGATCTCATTCAGGAGTGTTGGGTTTCCTTGCATCGCTGTTCCCTCATACAGATGCTCAAACTTCTTCAGCAGATTTGATCTAAATAGGTTGAGGACTTCATAGCTGGAAAATTAAAATACCACATTATTAAACGAGTTACAGAGAAACAAATACagagaaaaatttatttttgttttctttgtaatgaGACACTGGACATATAATAGGGATCAGTTATTAGTAATTTATTTGAGTAATGTGTAATGATGCATTGCAGGAGTGACATGCACTGCTTTTTTTTGAGGGGGCACGAGTGAAGgcggcggggggggggggggggggggggtcatgcttgtcatgacacacagcagccatACGTATAAGTATAACTGATGGGCTTATGTTCGCTATGGGGAATGTCTCCAATGTGACTGGTGTCTTAAGTGCACATCTAAATGCGACAGCCTATGATGTTATTGCCAATGCGACGACAGTATAAAAGCGCGACATGAAAACACGTCATCtgcttcttcatctgaagctcgCGCCCGAAGCATGTTGAGGTTTCTAGAGTgcacagtgtctcattcccttctCAGGGATATGTAACCTGAAACCTTCCAAGGTAACATCAAACTGCATACCTCTAGCAGTCATTATGGGGAATGGTGTGCCCATGCTGCCACGCTAAAGGAAGTGCATGCCAAGCACCAAGACAGCACCAACTCTAAGTTATGGGAGTTGCACTGTTGATGCCTTTGTGGCTGTCAGTGACATTATCCCCCTGAGCAAAAGGCCTGAGCTGCATACCCCAATAACTTACCTATTAAGTGCATGAACCCAGGGCAGAGCTCGGAGGCTTGGAATCAGAAGCTGATTAGGCCTTTAAGGACAATaaactgaactctgacctgtCACCCTATGGGCTACTGCCAGCTCAGAATGAGCTTTCTCAAAGGAACTGACTCGAAAGTTCCTTGGCAGCAACAACCTGCTCAGAGAGGTATCACAAAAAATAGATAAGTAGACTGGAGCCCAAGGTGAAGACCCGGGCCTGAGCCAACTAAGAGAAAAGGCACAAGGCTGGCAGGGCGTAACCCATACAATACAGTATTTTAGAAAAGAGTGCAGGACTCTTATCATGCACACTTACTAAAATGCAGGTTTTTAGAAAGTGAATGTGCACGATTGTTGAGCAGATGACTTAAATCTCAGGAGGCCCCTCGGTGCGAGACATGAgtatgatcaaggaggctcctgCAGACTAGCGACTTGGCTGTATGATCTAGCAAGCATGAGGCCGAAGGTGTAGGGCTATCCCAGCACCCCCTCAAGTTCACAGATATACTATGAAGATGAAGAACAAAGAACACTTGGGTCTTGACCATCAGTAAGTAGTTATATGAGACATAGGGACTAAtcaaaacatcataggtccagcatgAGAGAATGCAATATAAGCGCAGGAGGCTCCTGCATATCCCTCCTCCAGGTAAAGGGATGGTTGGCTTCAGGGGAATTAAGGGGAGAAAGATGAGAGCAGATGGTAACACCCTTAGATGGAGGTGAGTAGATGTTTCAAATTTACTCTGGTCTGGACGAGGGTGTTGAGAACTGGGTAAGAGTACTATTAAAAACTTAGAGAATGGGTTGAGAGAACTGGTTGAAAGACTGGTGTTGGTGTACTTGAAGGAcattactggaccccctgcagtttgcttaccgaggaTGATGCAGTCTGTATGGGATTGCACTACGTACTCCAACATCTGGACAAACCAGGGACTTACGTGAGGATCTTGTTTGTGCACTtcagctttcaacaccatcatcccggACACCCTTCAGAACAAAATCATACAGCTCTCTgtacccacctccatctgtcagtggatcaccagattcctgacagacaggcagcagctagtgaggctgggaaaactcACATCCAACACATGCACCATCAACACCGGAGCCCCTCAGGGCtatgttctctccccactgctcttctccctctacacaaatgactgcacctctgctgacccctctgtcaagctcctgaagtttgcagacgacaccacactcatcagcCTTATCCAGGACAgcgacgagtctgcttacagacaagaggttgagcagttGTCTGTCTGGTGCAGTCACAACATgtctcaaaacagtggagatgatcgtggacttcaggagaaacccccctgctctcccTCCACTCGCCATCATGAACAGACTTTTCCAGGCCTTCTCAATCTCCACATGGAGATCGAGAAGAAATAGAAGGCTCACTTGAGCTGGAGTGCTATGgtcgaaaaataaaaaaaaattaattgagatGATCCTGAGATGCCACTTTCTTGGCCAGCTTTCACAGCGAGGCTGTGAGATCTGCAGAATTCTTAACTGCTTTACTATTCAAATGATGTCGCGGGTCAATGTTATTGTGTTtagatgtatgcttcagacaccggtcacgccaaaggtgttccccaaagcaaccactagaggatgcagttcgatgTTCCCTCGGAAGAGTAGAATAAGAATAATGCTGCATGTTTCAAGGCACTGTAGGGGACCTATATGGGATGGGTTATCTTTTTACTTAAAGCTCCACTGAAGTTTCTTGAACACAACGCCATATTCTATGTGGTGATGTAATGTCAACTGAAACAGGAAAAGAGGGCGGGAAATATCTAGCAACCCCGAACCTTTTTTAAAATGGCCAATGGTGTTTTGTTTATATCTGCTTGGGCCAGAGCCATTGAGCTCGGTAAAGCCGCATTTGACATCCAAAGTCTAATAGATTATCCCTTAGATTCAATGTGAAACACCCAAAATTGAAtatgggtgtcatgccataaaatatttttaagaagactgattttgtatcagttttatctattaaatgtgaatttaataaaaacattgtaaattgCAAGTTATAACACTAAGTGAGCGAGTGAACAAAACACAGGCATTTTACAGATGagtcatctgaacgcctctgattgctCACTGTATTCATATGCTCAGCGGAATCGTGTGTAATTGGTTATAATGCTGTAAAAGTGCTGTAAAAACGTGTCTGTTTCTGGCTCAGCACCAGCCAAAGCGCCaatgcagatttgaatttagcagatgATGCTGTGTCGCACTGCATGTTCAAGTCATGCTGGAATGattgtatgaaatataaaaaatattattcagctggtttttttcttttggaagctgcattcataaTAGACTTGGCTCAAAAATCTG includes the following:
- the LOC127958810 gene encoding NACHT, LRR and PYD domains-containing protein 3 isoform X1, which produces MDHTQTPRDQDFSTGCSSVDQKRSDPEPSCVFMKSDASIDHLQQFSSVDQKKSDPEPSCVSMKSDASMHLPFNFKSEDTRSILSPRSDVRKSVCEKYEQPINQPQDQGTCPDESYEVLNLFRSNLLKKFEHLYEGTAMQGNPTLLNEIYTELYITESESGEISNEHEVRQTETQSRREATEDTAIKCSDIFRPLPGQDKAIRTVLTKGVTGIGKTVSVQKFILEWAEGKENQDVQLIFPLSFREINLMKEKKLSLSDLLYAVFPETKEIEISSDEYKVLFIFDGLDECHLSLDFKSKVKLCNVSQSASVDELLMNLIVGNLLPSALIWITSRPAAADLIPSECVHRVTEVRGFNEPQKEEYFRKRIGDQSLADRIISHLKSSRSLYIMCHIPVFCWISAAVLEKMLSRAESGEIPKTLTQMYTHFLILQTNIKHEKDYEKKVNDEDMILKLGKVAFQQLVKGNLIFYEEDLRECGIDVTEASVYSGLCTQIFREELGLYQGKVFCFVHLSIQEHLAALYVHLSWTNHNRNVIDQITKQSLRSMVKNLFQLNSSKHGSLSELHQRAVDEALRSKNGHLDLFLRFLLGLSVESHQILLQRIMMLKRSSSDNNKKTVEYIKKKIRNIESPEKSISLFHCLNELGDHSLVKEIQQYLTSGTIKEAKLSSSQWSAVVFVLLTSEEELNEFHLDKFVKGINNSENMKVLQKLLPVIRESRSVQLIYCGITDKGCAALASALRSNPSHLRELDLSENKLGDSVKLLSDVLQNPHCKLEKLRLIYCGVTHEGCAALASALRSNPSHLKHLDLSWNKLGDSVKLLSDVLQSPHCTLKKLRLYNCGITDEGCAALASALSSNPSHLRELSLTWNELGDSVKLLSDVLQNPQCKLEKLWLRDCGVTDEGCAALASALRSNPSHLRELDLSENELGDSGVKLLSALKDDPRSKLQTLYYRLSVFRRPSSIFKIS